TGGAAGAAGTCATGTCCATGAAATTGATCTTACCAAAACTGATTTCGTGAACCATTTTCATAATCTGAGAAGGATTAGAACAGGGCCCGCTATTCCAGTCGGAAATGGTAAGCATGTACATTTTGTTACGGGCCAAACTACATTAAATGATGGTCATGTACACCAGTTTAATTTTGCAACATTGATTCAGGCACCTCTTATTTAATGAACGGTGG
The Paenibacillus peoriae DNA segment above includes these coding regions:
- a CDS encoding YmaF family protein, which produces MQKNKAGVKKKTLSSKQTQRHVHEFEGSTKLAEEGADRHNHRFAGVTGQAIRVGRSHVHEIDLTKTDFVNHFHNLRRIRTGPAIPVGNGKHVHFVTGQTTLNDGHVHQFNFATLIQAPLI